In a genomic window of Tissierella sp. Yu-01:
- a CDS encoding class I SAM-dependent methyltransferase, with protein sequence MNKIEQWYDEKYDEWDRLERHKIEFDITKRYLDEYITGENLEIFDIGGGPGRYALYLAEKRHKVSLLDLSKRNIEVAKEKSVEKGIILEDYIHGNALELDEYEQKYEVILLMGPLYHLVDERDRKACIEGALKLLKSNGIIVASFISNYAPIQNYLKNLYPINSVDELLVFLDDGISDDYKGFTQAYFTDPKEAKQLMNSFGLQEIIFAGVENILNPKEKEINMLEEEEYNNWLDICYRLSKDSNLIGTSEHFLYIGRK encoded by the coding sequence ATGAACAAGATAGAGCAATGGTATGACGAAAAATATGATGAGTGGGATAGACTAGAAAGGCATAAAATTGAATTTGACATAACTAAAAGATATTTAGATGAATATATAACAGGTGAAAACTTAGAAATATTTGATATAGGAGGAGGCCCTGGTAGATATGCTCTATACTTGGCTGAAAAGAGACATAAGGTTTCCTTATTAGATTTATCAAAAAGAAATATTGAGGTAGCAAAAGAGAAGTCAGTAGAAAAAGGTATAATATTAGAAGACTATATACACGGAAATGCTTTAGAACTAGATGAGTATGAACAAAAATATGAAGTCATACTATTAATGGGTCCCTTATACCATTTAGTAGATGAAAGGGATAGAAAAGCTTGTATCGAAGGAGCATTAAAGCTATTAAAATCTAATGGCATTATAGTTGCTTCATTCATATCAAATTATGCACCTATACAAAACTACTTAAAGAACTTATATCCAATTAATTCTGTTGATGAATTACTTGTGTTTTTAGATGATGGAATAAGTGATGACTACAAGGGATTCACACAAGCATATTTTACTGACCCAAAGGAAGCAAAACAATTAATGAATAGTTTTGGATTACAAGAAATAATATTTGCAGGTGTTGAGAATATACTTAATCCTAAAGAGAAAGAAATCAATATGTTAGAAGAAGAAGAGTATAATAATTGGTTGGATATTTGTTATAGACTAAGTAAAGATAGCAATTTAATTGGAACTAGTGAACACTTTTTATATATCGGACGTAAATAA
- a CDS encoding GNAT family N-acetyltransferase, with the protein MRIESINQYNIEVASVIFSESWQYSHKEIVTEEFSLSFTPERQKNKLKQHTQRGHNCFIGFDNQKAVGILILDYDANEIVSIYISPDSLHQGFGSQLITFALSELDYETEIKLIVMNANKYARKFYEKNGFEFNGKTKILSIEKGLSEMTYLYRGL; encoded by the coding sequence GTGAGAATTGAATCAATAAATCAATATAATATCGAAGTTGCTTCTGTTATATTTTCTGAAAGCTGGCAGTATTCACATAAAGAAATTGTTACAGAAGAATTCAGCTTATCTTTTACTCCTGAACGACAAAAAAACAAGCTAAAACAACATACACAAAGGGGACATAACTGTTTTATTGGTTTTGATAATCAAAAGGCTGTGGGAATACTCATTCTTGATTATGATGCTAATGAAATAGTTTCTATTTATATTTCCCCTGATTCACTTCATCAAGGTTTTGGTAGTCAATTGATTACTTTCGCTTTAAGTGAGCTTGATTATGAAACAGAAATAAAATTGATTGTGATGAATGCAAACAAATATGCTAGGAAGTTTTATGAAAAAAATGGATTTGAATTTAATGGGAAAACAAAAATACTATCTATAGAAAAAGGATTAAGTGAAATGACCTATTTGTATAGGGGATTATAG